Proteins encoded together in one Labeo rohita strain BAU-BD-2019 chromosome 21, IGBB_LRoh.1.0, whole genome shotgun sequence window:
- the LOC127152149 gene encoding odorant receptor 131-2-like: MSNLNDSSSNITQTILPAHQDLKTFLSVSSCVIFFYVNGVMIFTLRKKTVFQEASRYILFGHMLWVDTLNLLISVVLFVCGLCRLLVMKIVCLVLLVAATALYQASTLNLALMSLERYVAICFPLRHAQITTYGRTQVAIGVVWMISWIQSLFEIIVFFSFDTTNIAMNSFCSRTTFFRLQIYRTFDTAFTTIYFVSVCFVVIFTYASIASVAKSASCDKTSAKKANSTVLLHLIQLGLCAASILVGVIQDVIYVHADYMTSLNVMYFCFVVFLIFPRCLSPLIYGLRDQAFSCLFKYYFTFGFKKTNSCNTERHAVSGG; this comes from the coding sequence ATGTCTAATTTGAATGATTCTTCATCTAACATCACTCAGACTATACTGCCGGCGCATCaagatttgaaaacatttttgagtgTGTCCTCATGTGTTATTTTCTTCTATGTCAACGGGGTCATGATCTTCACCTTGAGGAAAAAGACTGTTTTTCAGGAGGCATCCCGCTATATTTTGTTTGGACACATGCTTTGGGTTGATACGCTTAATCTTTTAATAAGTGTAGTGCTGTTTGTGTGCGGTCTTTGTAGGCTTTTGGTTATGAAAATTGTCTGCCTTGTGCTTCTGGTAGCTGCAACAGCTCTCTATCAGGCCTCTACCTTGAATCTGGCTTTAATGTCACTGGAGAGGTATGTGGCCATCTGTTTCCCTCTCAGACATGCACAAATCACCACTTACGGAAGAACTCAAGTGGCCATCGGAGTGGTTTGGATGATAAGCTGGATTCAATCCCTGTTTGAGATTATtgtcttcttttcttttgatACCACAAACATAGCAATGAATTCATTTTGCTCAAGAACTACTTTTTTCAGGTTGCAGATCTATAGGACATTTGATACAGCTTTCACAACTATAtattttgtgtctgtgtgttttgttgttatttttacttatgcCTCTATAGCATCTGTGGCCAAATCAGCCTCCTGTGATAAAACATCAGCCAAAAAAGCCAATAGCACTGTTCTGCTGCATCTAATACAGCTGGGTCTCTGTGCTGCATCTATTTTAGTTGGAGTTATCCAAGATGTCATTTATGTTCACGCTGACTATATGACTTCATTAAATGTGAtgtatttttgctttgtggTGTTTTTGATTTTTCCTAGATGTTTAAGTCCTCTTATATATGGTCTGAGAGACCAGGCCTtcagttgtttatttaaatactacTTCACATTTGGTTTCAAAAAGACAAACAGTTGTAATACAGAGAGACATGCAGTATCAGGTGGCTGA
- the LOC127152148 gene encoding odorant receptor 131-2-like, whose protein sequence is MSALNDSSSNITQPVLLAHQDLKTFLTVSTCVIFLYVNGVMIFTLKKKTVFQEASRYILFGHMLWVDTLNLVMSVVLFVCGLCRLLLIKIVCLVLLVAATALYQASTLNLALMSLERYVAICFPLRHAQITTYGRTQVAISVVWMISWIQSLSEIIVFYSFDTTNIAMNSFCSRTTFFRLQIYRKLEIAFTTIYFVSVCFVIIFTYASIASVAKSASCDKTSAKKANSTVLLHLIQLSFCAASTLVGVIQEVIYVHADYMTSLNVMYFCFVVFLIFPRCLSPLIYGLRDQAFNCLFKYYFTFGFKKKNSCNTEIHAVSGG, encoded by the coding sequence ATGTCTGCTTTGAATGATTCTTCATCTAACATCACTCAGCCTGTACTGCTGGCGCATCAAGATTTGAAAACGTTTTTGACGGTGTCCACATGTGTAATTTTCCTCTATGTCAATGGGGTCATGATCTTCACCttgaaaaaaaagactgtttttcAGGAGGCATCCCGCTATATTTTGTTTGGACACATGCTTTGGGTTGATACACTTAATCTTGTAATGAGTGTAGTGTTGTTTGTGTGCGGCCTTTGTAGGCTTTTGCTTATAAAAATTGTCTGTCTTGTGCTTCTAGTAGCTGCAACAGCTCTCTATCAGGCCTCTACCTTGAATCTGGCTTTAATGTCACTGGAGAGGTATGTGGCCATCTGTTTCCCTCTCAGACATGCACAAATCACCACTTATGGAAGAACTCAAGTGGCCATCAGTGTGGTTTGGATGATAAGCTGGATTCAGTCCCTGTCTGAGATTATTGTCTTCTATTCTTTTGATACCACAAACATAGCAATGAATTCATTTTGCTCAAGAACTACTTTTTTCAGGCTGCAGATCTATAGGAAACTTGAAATAGCTTTCACAACTATAtattttgtgtctgtgtgttttgttattatCTTTACTTATGCCTCTATAGCATCTGTGGCTAAATCAGCCTCCTGTGATAAAACATCAGCCAAAAAAGCCAATAGCACTGTTCTGCTGCATCTAATACAGCTAAGTTTCTGTGCTGCATCTACTTTAGTTGGAGTTATCCAAGAAGTCATTTATGTTCACGCTGACTATATGACTTCATTAAATGTGAtgtatttttgctttgtggTATTTTTGATTTTTCCTAGATGCTTAAGTCCTCTTATATATGGTCTGAGAGACCAGGCCTtcaactgtttatttaaatactacTTTACATTTggtttcaaaaagaaaaacagttgtAATACAGAGATACATGCAGTATCAGGTGGCTGA
- the b9d2 gene encoding B9 domain-containing protein 2 → MAELHIIGQIIGATGFPQNSLFCKWGVHTGGAWRLLSGLKEGQTQVDMPQTGDMAYWSHPIDLHYTTKGLQGWPKLHLQVWHQDSFGRCQLYGYGYIHVPSSPGQHRLQCVTWRPLGSWQDQLAEMFVGGGPQLRSPDLIYSGADRYRLHTVGMGTVELELCVILRHFDRYGVES, encoded by the exons ATGGCAGAATTGCATATAATTGGACAAATCATTGGGGCCACTGGATTCCCACAAAACAGCCTATTCTGCAAATGGGGTGTACACACAG GAGGAGCATGGAGACTTCTTTCTGGTCTGAAGGAAGGCCAGACTCAAGTGGACATGCCTCAAACAGGGGACATGGCATACTGGAGTCATCCCATTGATTTGCACTACACTACTAAGGGCCTACAAG GATGGCCAAAGCTTCATCTCCAAGTGTGGCACCAGGACTCTTTTGGGCGATGCCAGCTGTATGGTTATGGTTATATCCACGTACCATCAAGCCCAGGACAGCATCGCCTGCAGTGCGTGACATGGCGACCGCTGGGATCCTGGCAGGATCAACTTGCTGAGATGTTTGTCGGAGGAGGTCCGCAGCTGCGCTCGCCAGATCTTATTTACAGTGGCGCGGACAGATACAGACTCCACACGGTTGGCATGGGCACGGTTGAACTAGAGCTGTGCGTTATTCTGCGCCACTTTGACAGATATGGTGTGGAAAGTTGA
- the tgfb1b gene encoding transforming growth factor beta-1 proprotein, with amino-acid sequence MRVESLLLALQCLLGFVHYSGALSTCSPLDLELIKRKRIEAIRGQILSKLRLSQEPEVDEEEESKDIPPELISVYNSTMELNEEQAATPVHQPVEDPMEEEYYAKEVHKFIMKPVKENPDKFLRFNITDISHTLGLNRTVSQVELRLRMTDASIPEGTEERLELYQVTGNKSRYLESRFISKQMNSKWLSFDVTRTVTDWLQRNEAEQGFQLKLADNCDHLKPFPFKIAGLTRLRGDKETLSENMPRPHILVMSLPLDGHSSSKSRRKRQTETDRACTDKSDGCCVRSLYIDFRKDLGWKWIHEPSGYYANYCTGSCSFLWAQENKYSKVLALYRQHNPGASAQPCCVPQVLDPLPILYYVGRQHKVEQLSNMIVKTCKCC; translated from the exons ATGAGGGTGGAGAGTTTATTATTGGCATTACAATGCCTGCTGGGATTCGTGCACTATAGTGGAGCATTGTCAACATGTAGTCCTTTAGACTTGGAACTAATAAAGAGAAAGCGCATTGAAGCCATTCGAGGACAGATTCTCAGCAAGCTACGACTGTCTCAGGAACCAGAAGTagatgaggaagaagagtcAAAAGACATCCCACCAGAGCTCATCTCAGTGTACAACAGCACCATGGAGCTAAATGAGGAGCAGGCCGCGACTCCTGTTCATCAACCTGTAGAAGATCCTATGGAGGAGGAATACTATGCTAAAGAGGTTCACAAGTTCATCATGAAACCGG TTAAGGAAAACCCGGACAAGTTCTTACGGTTCAACATCACAGATATAAGCCACACACTGGGTTTAAACCGCACAGTCTCCCAGGTGGAGCTCCGTCTGCGCATGACCGATGCTTCAATACCTGAAGGTACAGAGGAGAGACTGGAGCTGTATCAGGTCACTGGAAACAAGTCGCGCTACCTGGAATCACGTTTCATTTCCAAACAAATGAATAGCAAGTGGCTGTCGTTTGATGTGACCCGGACTGTGACTGACTGGCTGCAGAGGAATG AGGCAGAGCAAGGATTTCAGTTGAAGCTGGCTGATAATTGTGACCATCTGAAGCCATTCCCATTCAAAATAGCAG GTTTGACTCGTTTAAGAGGTGATAAAGAAACCTTATCAGAAAATATGCCAAGGCCTCACATTTTGGTAATGTCACTTCCTCTCGATGGCCACAGCTCATCAAAGTCTCGCAGAAAACGGCAAACTGAAACAGATCGCGCTTGTACCGA TAAGTCTGATGGCTGCTGTGTGAGGAGTCTGTACATTGACTTCCGCAAGGACCTGGGCTGGAAGTGGATACATGAACCTTCTGGTTATTATGCCAACTATTGCACTGGCTCTTGCTCTTTCCTCTGGGCTCAAGAAAATAAGTACTCAAAG GTTCTCGCACTGTACAGGCAACACAATCCTGGTGCATCTGCTCAACCCTGCTGTGTACCTCAGGTTCTAGACCCACTGCCCATCCTTTACTATGTGGGCCGGCAACATAAG GTAGAACAGCTGTCAAATATGATTGTGAAAACCTGCAAGTGTTGCTGA
- the LOC127152151 gene encoding odorant receptor 131-2-like, translated as MSNFNNSTSSLTQTVLPEHLDLKTFLCVSSCVIFLYVNGVMIFTLRKKTVFQEASRYILFGHMLWVDTLNLVMSVVMFVCALCRIFIMKIVCLVLLVAATALYQASTLNLALMSLERYVAICFPLRHAQITTYGRTNMAIGVVWMISWIQSLSEIIIFYSIDTTNIAMNLFCSRTTFFRLQVYRTLDRAFTTIFFVSVCFVVIFTYASIASVAKSASCDKTSAKKANSTVLLHLIQLGLCAVSILVGVIQEVIYAYADYVTSMNVMYFCFVVFLIFPKCLSPLIYGLRDQAFSCLFEYYFTFGFKKKNSCNTEIHLASGG; from the coding sequence ATGtctaattttaataattctaCATCTAGCCTCACTCAGACTGTACTGCCGGAGCATCtagatttaaaaacatttttatgtgtgtCCTCATGTGTTATTTTCCTCTATGTCAACGGGGTCATGATCTTCACCTTGAGGAAAAAGACTGTTTTTCAGGAGGCATCCCGCTATATTTTGTTTGGACACATGCTTTGGGTTGATACGCTTAATCTTGTAATGAGTGTAGTGATGTTTGTCTGCGCTCTTTGTAggatttttattatgaaaattgtCTGCCTTGTGCTTCTAGTAGCTGCAACAGCTCTCTATCAGGCCTCTACTTTGAATCTGGCTTTAATGTCACTGGAGAGGTATGTGGCCATCTGTTTCCCTCTCAGACATGCACAAATCACCACTTACGGAAGAACTAACATGGCCATCGGTGTGGTTTGGATGATAAGCTGGATTCAGTCCCTGTCTGAGATTATTATCTTCTATTCCATTGATACCACAAACATAGCAATGAATTTATTTTGCTCAAGAACTACTTTTTTCAGGCTGCAGGTCTATAGGACACTTGATAGAGCTTTCACAACTATATTTTtcgtgtctgtgtgttttgttgttatctTTACTTATGCCTCTATAGCATCTGTGGCCAAATCAGCTTCCTGTGATAAAACTTCAGCCAAAAAAGCCAATAGCACTGTTCTGCTGCATCTAATACAGCTGGGTCTCTGTGCTGTGTCCATTTTAGTTGGAGTCATCCAGGAAGTCATTTATGCTTATGCTGACTATGTGACTTCCATGAATGTGAtgtatttttgctttgtggTGTTTTTGATTTTCCCTAAATGTTTAAGTCCTCTTATATATGGTCTGAGAGACCAGGCCTTCAGCTGTTTATTTGAATACTACTTCACATTTggtttcaaaaagaaaaacagttgtAATACTGAAATACATTTAGCATCAGGTGGTTGA
- the LOC127152150 gene encoding odorant receptor 131-2-like — protein sequence MSNFNNSTSNITQTVLPAHQDLKTFLTVSSCVIFLYVNGVMILTLRKKTVFQEASRYILFGHMLWVDTLNLVMSVVLFVCALCRLLVLKIVCLVLLVTATALYQASTLNLALMSLERYVAICFPLRHAQITTYGRTNMAIGVVWMISWIKSLSEIIVFFSFDTTNIAMNIFCSRTTFFRLQVYRKIDTAFTTIYFVSVCFVIIFTYASIASVAKSASSHKTSAKKANSTVLLHLIQLSFCAVSILVGVIQEVIYANADYVTSINVMYFCFVVFLIFPRCLSPLIYGLRDQAFSSLFKYYFTFGFKKTNSCNTEIHVISGG from the coding sequence ATGTCTAATTTTAACAATTCTACATCTAACATCACTCAGACTGTTTTGCCGGCGCATCaagatttgaaaacatttttgacgGTGTCTTCATGTGTTATTTTCCTCTATGTCAACGGGGTCATGATCTTAACCTTGAGGAAAAAGACTGTTTTTCAGGAGGCATCCCGCTATATTTTGTTTGGACACATGCTTTGGGTTGATACTCTTAATCTTGTAATGAGTGTAGTGTTGTTTGTGTGCGCTCTTTGTAGGCTTTTGGTTTTGAAAATTGTCTGCCTTGTGCTTCTAGTAACTGCAACAGCTCTCTATCAGGCCTCTACCTTGAATCTGGCTTTAATGTCACTGGAGAGGTATGTGGCCATCTGTTTCCCTCTCAGACATGCACAAATCACCACTTACGGAAGAACTAACATGGCCATCGGTGTGGTTTGGATGATAAGCTGGATTAAATCCCTGTCTGAGATTATtgtcttcttttcttttgatACCACAAACATAGCAATGAATATATTTTGCTCAAGAACTACTTTTTTCAGGCTGCAGGTCTATAGGAAAATTGATACAGCTTTCACAACTATAtattttgtgtctgtgtgttttgttattatCTTTACTTATGCCTCTATAGCGTCTGTGGCCAAATCAGCCTCCTCTCATAAAACATCAGCCAAAAAAGCCAACAGCACTGTTCTGCTGCATCTAATACAGCTGAGTTTCTGTGCTGTATCCATTTTAGTTGGAGTCATCCAAGAAGTCATTTATGCTAATGCTGACTATGTGACTTCAATAAATGTGAtgtatttttgctttgtggTGTTTTTGATTTTTCCGAGATGTTTAAGTCCTCTTATATATGGTCTGAGAGACCAGGCCTTcagcagtttatttaaatactacTTCACATTTGGTTTCAAAAAGACAAACAGTTGTAATACAGAGATACATGTAATATCAGGTGGTTGA
- the LOC127152147 gene encoding odorant receptor 131-2-like: MSALNDSSSNITQTVLPAHQDLKTFLTVSTCVIFLYVNGVMIFTLRKKTVFQEASRYILFGHMLWLDTLNLVMSVVLFVCALCRLLVLKIVCLVLLVAATALYQASTLNLALMSLERYVAICFPLRHAQITTYGRTQVAISVVWMLSWIKSLSEVIVFFSFDTTNIAMNSFCSRTTFFRLQIYRKIDTAFTTIFFVSVCFVVIFTYASIASVAKSASCHKTSAKKANSTVLLHLIQLSFCAVSILVEVVQEVVYVYADYMTSLNVMYFCFVVFLIFPRCLSPLIYGLRDQAFSCLFKYYFTFGFKKTNSCNTEIHVVSGG; encoded by the coding sequence ATGTCTGCTTTGAATGATTCTTCATCTAACATCACTCAGACTGTACTGCCGGCGCATCaagatttgaaaacatttttgacgGTGTCCACATGTGTAATTTTCCTCTATGTCAACGGGGTCATGATCTTCACCTTGAGGAAAAAGACTGTTTTTCAGGAGGCGTCCCGCTATATTTTGTTTGGACACATGCTTTGGCTTGATACGCTTAATCTTGTAATGAGTgtagttttgtttgtgtgcgCTCTTTGTAGGCTTTTGGTTTTGAAAATTGTCTGCCTTGTGCTTCTAGTAGCTGCAACAGCTCTCTATCAGGCCTCTACCTTGAATCTGGCTTTAATGTCACTGGAGAGGTATGTGGCCATCTGTTTCCCTCTCAGACATGCACAAATCACCACTTATGGAAGAACTCAAGTGGCCATCAGTGTGGTTTGGATGTTAAGCTGGATTAAATCCCTGTCTGAGgttattgtctttttttcttttgatacCACAAACATAGCAATGAATTCATTTTGCTCAAGAACTACTTTTTTCAGGTTGCAGATCTATAGGAAAATTGATACAGCTTTCACAACTATattttttgtgtctgtgtgttttgttgttatctTTACTTACGCCTCTATAGCATCTGTGGCTAAATCAGCCTCCTGTCATAAAACATCAGCCAAAAAAGCCAATAGCACTGTTCTGCTGCATCTAATACAGCTGAGTTTCTGTGCTGTATCCATTTTAGTTGAAGTCGTCCAGGAAGTAGTTTATGTTTACGCTGACTATATGACTTCATTAAATGTGAtgtatttttgctttgtggTGTTTCTGATTTTTCCAAGATGTTTAAGTCCTCTTATATATGGTCTGAGAGACCAGGCCTtcagttgtttatttaaatactacTTCACATTTggtttcaaaaaaacaaacagttgtAATACAGAGATACATGTAGTATCAGGTGGTTGA